From Halarcobacter mediterraneus:
GCATCATTCCAATAGAACCTTTTTTCCCATTCTCTAAAACAGTAGTTACAATTGCATCGTCATATTCTACAATATTTGGACCAACGTAAGGCATACCTTTACCATCTGCACCATGACAAGAAGCACATACTGCATATGCTGCTGGTTGTTCACCTTTAAATCCACCTGCAACATATGAAGAAACTGCATCAATATCAGCTTGTTCAGTTAACATCATAGGAGGCATACCTGCTGGATAAGCATTAGCAAAGTTGTTTGCACCATTTTTAATGATATATTCAACTTGATCTTTAGCCATTCTATTTGTTAAGTTATGAGCCTTACCATTAATACCTTCAGCATCAACACCATGACAAGGTGCACATTGAACTAAATATGTTGACTCACCCATTGCAACTAAAGTATCTTCTGATGGATTTTCAAATTTTGAAGCAAATCTAGTATTATAATCATTTACTTCTTCATTCCATTGACCAATTTGTGAGAATCCATTTGTAGGATAACCAATAGTCCAGTACCAAAATAACCAGATAATTGTTCCTATAAAAGCTAATCCCCAACCTGTAGGAATTGGATTTTTATACTCTCCAATACCATCCCAGTTTTCATCAGCTAATTCACCACTAGCTGTATCATTTTTGATTTGGTTAACATATTTTAAAGCTACAAATACTGTAATAGTAATAATTGCAATAGCACCTAAAAATGTTAAACTATTCTCAACTGAAATATCGCTACTTAACGCATCACCCGCAACAATGTAAGTTCCTGCGATTAGAGCAACGATAAGAATAATTCCACCTATTACCATAGATTTCATCTTATTTCTCCTTCTCTATATTCTCTTTATCTTTCTTTCTATCTTCGAGAGGATCAGATTCTATTGCATCATCATGAACTAAATTTGAATATTTTTCAAAATCTCTTTCACCCTTTTTTTGCCTTTTATACATTGAATAAGCATAAGAATAAAATACAATGAATACTATCAAGATTAAAAAAAACTTTGCATAACCTTGAATTGTCAATAGAGTTTCTTGATCCATTTTAACCTCTTATTTTAAAGAATTTAAATATGCAATTAATGCAACAATTTCAGGAACTTGACCGTTTGCTACGGCATCTTTAACAGCTTGGTTTTTCATATCAGCAGCAATAGCTTTTGCATCTTCTTTTGCTTTTGCAATTGCAGTTTCATAATCACCTAGCTCAACATCAATTTTCCCATCACCATCAATATCTACATCATATGGAGTTTTAAATACTGTTTTAACAGTATACGCTTCAGCATATGCAGTATCTAAATCAGCAATATTTGTAAACTGATGAGGATATGCTGGCATAATTGAACCTGGTACTACTGACTCAGGATCCATCATATGATTTTCATGCCAATCAGTTGTTCTATAATTTCCAACTCTCATTAAATCTGGACCTGTTCTTTTTGATCCCCATAAAAATGGTCTATCATAAGCATATTCACCAGATAATGAGTACATACCATATCTATCTGTTTCAGATTTAAATGGTCTAATTAACTGTGAGTGACAAGCATTACAAGAATCTTTAATATAAACTTGTCTACCTGCTAACTCAAGTAAAGTGTACGGTTTCGTACCAACAGTAGGTCTTGATTGTTTAGCAAAATCAGGAATTACTTCAATAATACCTGCGAATGCAA
This genomic window contains:
- a CDS encoding cytochrome c oxidase, cbb3-type, CcoQ subunit, encoding MDQETLLTIQGYAKFFLILIVFIVFYSYAYSMYKRQKKGERDFEKYSNLVHDDAIESDPLEDRKKDKENIEKEK
- a CDS encoding c-type cytochrome, with the translated sequence MKSMVIGGIILIVALIAGTYIVAGDALSSDISVENSLTFLGAIAIITITVFVALKYVNQIKNDTASGELADENWDGIGEYKNPIPTGWGLAFIGTIIWLFWYWTIGYPTNGFSQIGQWNEEVNDYNTRFASKFENPSEDTLVAMGESTYLVQCAPCHGVDAEGINGKAHNLTNRMAKDQVEYIIKNGANNFANAYPAGMPPMMLTEQADIDAVSSYVAGGFKGEQPAAYAVCASCHGADGKGMPYVGPNIVEYDDAIVTTVLENGKKGSIGMMPNFKGRLNPTQEKAVAAYIRSLGE
- the ccoO gene encoding cytochrome-c oxidase, cbb3-type subunit II, producing MFHWFEQRPFFFAVLVFIFVAFAGIIEVIPDFAKQSRPTVGTKPYTLLELAGRQVYIKDSCNACHSQLIRPFKSETDRYGMYSLSGEYAYDRPFLWGSKRTGPDLMRVGNYRTTDWHENHMMDPESVVPGSIMPAYPHQFTNIADLDTAYAEAYTVKTVFKTPYDVDIDGDGKIDVELGDYETAIAKAKEDAKAIAADMKNQAVKDAVANGQVPEIVALIAYLNSLK